A stretch of the Solanum dulcamara chromosome 6, daSolDulc1.2, whole genome shotgun sequence genome encodes the following:
- the LOC129892938 gene encoding probable protein phosphatase 2C 55, which produces MADCILSSLGHIDHQYSFKKVDDDFFNINKLPCLKMVAASLYIPKNNPKKPLGEDAHFIYESYQTIGVADGVGGWAKMGIDAGIYARKLMRNSLIATNNEPKGHVNPKRVLQEAYKNTSFEGSSTACIITLDKEKNTVYAANVGDSGFFLIRKGKVIYKSPIQQRGFGCPYQLGKCKDNPSVAHEMELIVEKDDILIVGTDGMLDNMNESEIEKIVRKGIDRKLKAEELVRKIGKAALYNSFNRFADTPYARAAKREGLSQTHKGGKIDDITVIVAYIN; this is translated from the coding sequence ATGGCTGATTGCATATTATCATCATTAGGTCATATTGATCATCAATATTCTTTCAAGAAAGTTGATGATGATTTTTTCAACATCAACAAATTACCATGCCTAAAAATGGTGGCTGCATCTCTATACATACCCAAAAATAACCCAAAGAAACCGTTAGGCGAAGATGCACACTTCATCTATGAATCATACCAAACTATTGGTGTCGCTGATGGCGTTGGTGGTTGGGCTAAAATGGGAATAGATGCTGGAATTTACGCGAGAAAGCTCATGAGAAATTCACTTATCGCTACAAATAACGAACCAAAGGGTCACGTGAACCCTAAAAGGGTTCTTCAAGAAGCTTACAAAAATACAAGTTTTGAAGGATCGTCTACGGCTTGTATTATAACTTTAGACAAGGAAAAAAATACTGTGTATGCTGCTAATGTTGGTGATAGTGGATTTTTCCTAATCAGAAAGGGAAAAGTTATATACAAATCGCCGATACAACAAAGGGGATTTGGGTGTCCGTATCAATTGGGAAAGTGCAAGGATAATCCTAGTGTTGCTCATGAGATGGAATTAATCGTCGAGaaagatgatattttgatcgtTGGGACGGATGGGATGCttgataatatgaatgaaagtGAGATTGAGAAAATTGTTCGAAAAGGGATTGATCGAAAGTTAAAAGCAGAGGAGTTGGTTAGAAAAATTGGAAAGGCTGCATTGTATAACTCATTTAATAGATTTGCAGATACACCATATGCAAGAGCAGCTAAGAGGGAAGGCCTTAGTCAAACACACAAAGGAGGAAAAATTGATGACATTACTGTTATTGTAGCTTATATCAATTAA